In the Malus domestica chromosome 16, GDT2T_hap1 genome, one interval contains:
- the LOC103402579 gene encoding MLP-like protein 328, with protein sequence MAVSGAGTCKLETLEAEVEIKANADQLYKFISYQHHDVPKAASDKIHDVTVHEGDWVTSGSVKLWKYTIDGNVETYKEKAEIDEANNRVSLIALEGSHVLDNYKSFKVTYQIITPNSEGSSVKITLEYEKLNENDPPPQKFLSFAVTVIKDVDAHLLKE encoded by the exons atggctGTGAGTGGAGCTGGTACTTGCAAGCTGGAGACTCTGGAGGCTGAGGTAGAGATCAAAGCCAACGCTGATCAGCTGTACAAATTCATCAGCTACCAGCACCATGACGTCCCCAAAGCAGCCTCTGATAAAATACACGATGTTACGGTACATGAAGGTGACTGGGTAACTTCTGGCTCTGTCAAGCTCTGGAAATACACCATAG ATGGAAATGTCGAGACTTACAAGGAAAAGGCGGAAATAGATGAAGCAAACAATCGGGTGAGTCTTATAGCTTTGGAAGGATCACATGTGCTGGACAAttacaaaagcttcaaggtCACTTACCAGATCATCACTCCAAATAGTGAAGGAAGTTCTGTGAAAATTACTTTAGAATATGAAAAACTCAACGAGAACGATCCGCCTCCACAGAAGTTCCTCAGCTTTGCGGTCACTGTCATTAAAGATGTTGATGCACATCTTCTCAAGGAATAA